A stretch of DNA from bacterium:
CAGACTCCCAGACTCCAGACTCCCAGACTCCAGACTCCCAGACTCCAGACTCCCAGACTCCAGACTCCCAGACTCCAGACTCCCAGACTCCAGACTCCCAGACTCCAGACTCCCAGACTCCAGACTCTTTATGACATACCCTTTTTCTGAGATAGAGAAAAAAGTTCAGGAATTTTGGGAAAACCAGCGACTTCTTAAAAGAAAAGGAAAAGAAAAATTCTACTTGCTTGAGATGTTTCCCTATCCATCTGGAAAAATCCACATAGGCCATGTCAGAAACTATTGCATAGGTGATACAATAGCAAGATACAAAAGGCTTGTGGGCTTTGATGTCCTCTATCCAATGGGATGGGATGCATTTGGCTTACCGGCTGAAAATGCTGCAATTGAAAAGGGCATACACCCTGCTAAATGGACAAAGGATAATATCAGCTATATGAAAAGCCAGCTTAAAAGGCTTGGGCTTTCATACAATTGGGATAAAGAGATCGCAACCTGTAATCCCGATTATTACAAATGGAATCAATGGCTATTTTTAAAATTTTATGAGAAGGGCCTTGTTTATAGAAAAAAGGAGGATGTAAATTGGTGCCCTAAATGCAAGACTGTTTTGGCAAATGAGCAGGTTATAAATGGTTGCTGCTGGAGATGTAATTTTTCTATTACAACAAAGAGCTTAGAACAATGGTTTTTTAAGATAACATCCTATGCAGAAAGGCTTCTTTTGGATTTGAAATTGCTTGGAAAATGGCCAGAGAATGTTATTACTATGCAGAAGAATTGGATTGGAAAGAGCACAGGATGTGAGATATTTTTTAAGGAAGAAAAAACAGGTAAAACAATCCCTGTATTTACAACAAGGCCAGATACAATCTTTGGGGCAACATATTTAACATTAGCCCCTCAATACCCATTGGTAGATGAAATAGACAAAAAGGAGGTAAGGGAATTTGTAGAGAGGGCAAAGACAAGGGTATCTCCTGACAAAATGGAAAAAGAGGGGATATTTACAGACCTGTATGCAATAAATCCCGTAAATGGCGAACGAATTCCAATCTGGATTGCAAACTATGTTTTAATGGAATATGGGACAGGTGCAATTATGGCTGTTCCTAGCCATGACCAGAGGGATTTTGATTTTGCTAAAAAATATGGGCTTCCTGTAAAAGAAGTAGTCAGAGGGTCAGAGGGTCAGAGGGTCAGAGGGTCAGAGGGTCAGGAAATGGAAAGAGCGTATGAGGAAGAGGGGGTTTTGGTAAATTCGGGGATGTTTAATGGGATGGAGAGCGAAAGGGCTAAAGAAGCGATAATGAATTGGATGGAGAAAGAAAATATTGGAAGAAAAACCATAAATTACAGGCTCAGGGATTGGCTTGTCTCTCGGCAAAGGTATTGGGGAACACCCATTCCCATTATTTATTGTCCCCAATGTGGCATTGTTCCTGTTAAAGAAAAAGACCTTCCTATAGAGCTTCCTCTTGATACAAAACCAGGACAAAACCTTTGGGAAATCCCTAATTTTTTAAATACAAAATGCCCAAATTGTGGAGAGAATGCCAAAAGGGAAACAGATACAATGGATACATTTGTTGATTCATCCTGGTATTTTTTAAGGTATCTTTCTTCAAAAGAAGAAAGCCTTCCTGTATTGAAGGAGGAAGCAGACCATTGGATGAGCGTAGACCAATACATTGGAGGGATTGAGCATGCCATTTTGCACCTTTTGTATGCCAGGTTCTTTTGTAAGGTAATGAAGGATTTAGGGCTTATCTCAATAGATGAGCCATTTAAAAACTTATTGGCACAAGGAATGGTTATAAAGGATGGTGCGAAGATGTCAAAATCCAAAGGAAATGTGGTTGACCCAGATAAAATTATAGAGGAATATGGAGCAGATAGCATAAGGCTTTTTATTTTATTTGCCGCTCCACCTGAGAAAGAGCTTGAATGGAATGATAAGGGTATAGCGGGATGCTTTAGGTTTTTAAATAGAATATATAAAATAAAAGTCAGAGGGTCAGAGGGTCAGGGGGTCAGGGGGTCAGAAGAAAGATTTTATGCCTTGATACACAAGACAATAAAGGCTGTATCAGATGACCTGGAGAGGTTTCATTTTAATACAGCCATAGCCCATCTTATGGAATTTCTTAATGAAATAGAGGCTGAATTGCCAAAGGATATATTCAAAACATTCCTTATTCTTCTCTTTCCATTTGCACCGCATATCTCATCTTATCTTTGGAAGGAGCATTTTGAAGGAAGGATA
This window harbors:
- the leuS gene encoding leucine--tRNA ligase, which gives rise to MTYPFSEIEKKVQEFWENQRLLKRKGKEKFYLLEMFPYPSGKIHIGHVRNYCIGDTIARYKRLVGFDVLYPMGWDAFGLPAENAAIEKGIHPAKWTKDNISYMKSQLKRLGLSYNWDKEIATCNPDYYKWNQWLFLKFYEKGLVYRKKEDVNWCPKCKTVLANEQVINGCCWRCNFSITTKSLEQWFFKITSYAERLLLDLKLLGKWPENVITMQKNWIGKSTGCEIFFKEEKTGKTIPVFTTRPDTIFGATYLTLAPQYPLVDEIDKKEVREFVERAKTRVSPDKMEKEGIFTDLYAINPVNGERIPIWIANYVLMEYGTGAIMAVPSHDQRDFDFAKKYGLPVKEVVRGSEGQRVRGSEGQEMERAYEEEGVLVNSGMFNGMESERAKEAIMNWMEKENIGRKTINYRLRDWLVSRQRYWGTPIPIIYCPQCGIVPVKEKDLPIELPLDTKPGQNLWEIPNFLNTKCPNCGENAKRETDTMDTFVDSSWYFLRYLSSKEESLPVLKEEADHWMSVDQYIGGIEHAILHLLYARFFCKVMKDLGLISIDEPFKNLLAQGMVIKDGAKMSKSKGNVVDPDKIIEEYGADSIRLFILFAAPPEKELEWNDKGIAGCFRFLNRIYKIKVRGSEGQGVRGSEERFYALIHKTIKAVSDDLERFHFNTAIAHLMEFLNEIEAELPKDIFKTFLILLFPFAPHISSYLWKEHFEGRIEDEKWPAYDETLIKEKESTIIIQINGKLRGKITVLSNLNPDEIKERAKEEVRNKIKGEIKDIILVPGRLVNIVCG